The proteins below are encoded in one region of Aeromonas jandaei:
- a CDS encoding lipoprotein-releasing ABC transporter permease subunit: protein MKTGLFQPLSLAIGLRYAGSKRSNRFVSFISLFSTFGIAIGVAALMVVISVMNGFEGQLKGRILGVIPHVVVTNEAGRIDAAPQGLPDLARLPHVVATAPMLDSEGMLQSPGQLTGVSVQGIDPALWPKDDILHSQMLGGRLDTLQAGHYRIVLGQGVARRLNVTIGDQVRLILTEGSRFTPFGRVPAQRLFTVSGIFGVGADVDNQIAFIALGDAQRLLRLPTETVGGIRLWLDDPFAADQVIKTPLPDGLLWQDWRRERGELFQAVAMEKRMMGLMLVLIIAVATFNILSALVMVVTDKEGEVAILRTMGMSESGIVKIFMVLGASSGVIGSLFGALAGLGLTLGLNPLLNAVGLNLYMAAGGSGLPVIVEPAQVVTILLGAVLLSFSATLYPAARAARVKPAEALRYE from the coding sequence TTGAAGACCGGACTTTTTCAGCCCCTTTCGCTGGCCATCGGCCTGCGTTATGCAGGCTCGAAGCGCAGCAACCGCTTCGTCTCATTTATCTCCCTGTTCTCCACCTTCGGCATTGCTATCGGGGTCGCGGCCCTGATGGTGGTCATTTCGGTGATGAACGGTTTCGAAGGCCAGCTCAAGGGGCGCATCCTCGGGGTGATCCCCCATGTGGTGGTTACCAACGAGGCTGGCCGCATTGATGCCGCGCCGCAAGGGCTGCCGGACCTGGCCAGGCTGCCTCATGTGGTGGCCACGGCTCCCATGCTCGACAGCGAAGGGATGCTGCAAAGCCCCGGTCAGCTCACCGGCGTCAGCGTGCAGGGGATCGATCCTGCCCTCTGGCCCAAGGATGACATCCTGCACTCCCAGATGCTGGGGGGGCGCCTCGATACCTTGCAGGCCGGTCACTACCGCATCGTGCTGGGGCAGGGGGTGGCGCGTCGCCTCAATGTCACCATCGGCGATCAGGTTCGTCTGATCCTGACCGAAGGCTCCCGCTTTACCCCCTTTGGCCGGGTGCCGGCCCAGCGCCTCTTTACCGTCTCCGGTATCTTCGGAGTGGGTGCCGATGTGGATAACCAGATTGCGTTCATTGCGCTGGGGGATGCCCAGCGTCTGCTGCGGCTGCCGACAGAAACCGTCGGTGGTATTCGCCTCTGGCTCGATGATCCGTTTGCTGCTGATCAGGTGATCAAGACGCCGCTGCCCGATGGGCTGCTGTGGCAGGATTGGCGCCGTGAGCGGGGCGAGCTGTTCCAGGCGGTCGCAATGGAGAAGCGGATGATGGGGCTGATGCTGGTACTGATCATCGCCGTTGCGACCTTCAACATCCTCTCCGCGCTGGTCATGGTGGTGACGGACAAGGAGGGCGAAGTGGCCATCCTGCGCACCATGGGCATGAGCGAGTCGGGGATTGTCAAAATCTTCATGGTGCTCGGTGCTTCCAGCGGGGTGATTGGCTCCCTGTTTGGTGCGCTGGCGGGGCTTGGCCTGACCCTCGGCCTCAACCCGCTGCTCAACGCGGTGGGGCTCAACCTCTATATGGCTGCGGGCGGGAGCGGCTTGCCGGTGATCGTCGAGCCAGCCCAGGTTGTCACCATTTTGCTGGGCGCCGTGCTGCTCAGCTTCAGCGCCACCCTTTATCCAGCAGCCCGCGCGGCGCGCGTGAAGCCGGCGGAGGCGCTGCGTTATGAATAA
- a CDS encoding peptide ABC transporter substrate-binding protein, which produces MNKTIIAGTVAGLLSLPVWAAEVPAGTKLLPPEQQIFVTNISTEPTTIDPQLVEETAGSAIVNDLFEGLYVLDASGKTQPAGALSYELDSTGTVYTFKLRPEAKWSNGEPVTAADYVYGWQRAANPKTASNYAWFIELMGIANASEVIQGKKSPDALGVKALDEHTLQVTLKKPVPFFLKTLAHYTTFPAPKATIEKYGKEWVKPGNIVSNGAFVLKEWTPNERLTAERNPHYWDNRHTVLNKVIYLEVVSETSAYNRYRTGELHYTTYPLEQYKQLKSQSPEELVSVPTLASYYYVFNTQRKPFDNPKVRKALSLAIDRETITDKILGQGQIAAYSFTPPIVDGFELKKPASQLQSKEERIKQAKALLTEAGYGPDKPLTVDILYNTNESHRKIALAISSMWKHNLGVTATLNNMEWKTMVSALNEGDFGVSRYGWNGDYNDASTFLDIMTSSSSANSGKWFNKEYDALLAKAHDSLDPAERNTLYQQAEALIDADAPIAPIYFSVKSRLLKPFVKGYPHLNPQDVVYSKELYLVAQ; this is translated from the coding sequence ATGAACAAGACTATCATTGCCGGCACGGTAGCCGGATTGCTCTCCCTGCCCGTCTGGGCTGCCGAAGTGCCGGCAGGCACCAAGCTACTGCCCCCGGAGCAACAGATCTTTGTCACCAATATCAGCACCGAGCCCACCACCATAGACCCGCAACTGGTGGAAGAGACCGCCGGTAGTGCCATCGTCAACGATCTGTTCGAAGGTCTCTATGTGCTGGATGCCAGCGGCAAGACCCAGCCTGCTGGCGCGCTCAGCTATGAGCTCGACAGCACCGGCACCGTCTACACCTTCAAGCTGAGGCCGGAGGCCAAGTGGTCAAACGGCGAGCCAGTCACTGCCGCCGACTATGTCTACGGCTGGCAGCGGGCGGCCAATCCCAAGACCGCTTCCAACTACGCCTGGTTTATCGAATTGATGGGTATCGCCAATGCCAGTGAGGTGATTCAGGGCAAGAAGAGCCCCGATGCACTGGGGGTCAAGGCGCTGGATGAACATACCCTGCAGGTGACCCTGAAAAAACCGGTTCCCTTCTTCCTGAAGACGCTGGCGCACTACACCACCTTCCCGGCCCCCAAAGCCACCATCGAGAAATATGGCAAGGAGTGGGTCAAGCCCGGCAATATCGTCTCCAACGGCGCCTTTGTGCTCAAGGAGTGGACCCCCAATGAGCGGCTGACCGCCGAGCGCAACCCGCACTACTGGGACAACCGGCACACAGTGCTGAACAAGGTGATCTATCTGGAGGTGGTGTCGGAGACCTCCGCCTACAACCGCTACCGCACTGGCGAGTTGCACTACACCACCTATCCACTGGAGCAGTACAAACAGCTCAAGAGCCAGAGTCCGGAGGAGCTGGTCAGCGTCCCCACGCTGGCCAGCTATTACTATGTCTTCAATACCCAGCGCAAACCGTTCGACAACCCGAAAGTGCGCAAGGCGCTGTCGCTCGCCATCGATCGGGAGACCATCACCGACAAGATCCTGGGTCAGGGACAAATTGCCGCATATAGCTTCACGCCCCCCATTGTGGACGGTTTTGAATTGAAAAAACCGGCTAGCCAGCTGCAGAGCAAAGAGGAGCGGATCAAGCAGGCCAAAGCTCTGCTGACCGAAGCAGGTTATGGCCCGGACAAGCCACTCACCGTGGACATTCTCTACAACACCAACGAGAGCCACAGGAAGATCGCGCTGGCCATATCATCCATGTGGAAACACAACCTTGGGGTCACCGCCACCCTCAACAACATGGAGTGGAAGACCATGGTCTCGGCACTCAACGAGGGGGATTTCGGAGTGAGTCGCTATGGCTGGAACGGGGATTATAACGACGCCTCCACCTTCCTCGACATCATGACCTCCAGCAGCAGTGCCAACAGCGGCAAGTGGTTCAACAAGGAGTACGACGCCCTGCTGGCCAAGGCCCACGACTCGCTGGATCCCGCTGAACGCAACACCCTGTATCAACAAGCAGAGGCACTCATTGATGCGGATGCCCCCATCGCACCTATCTATTTCTCGGTCAAATCCAGATTGCTCAAGCCTTTCGTGAAAGGCTATCCCCACCTTAACCCTCAGGATGTGGTCTACAGCAAGGAGCTCTATCTGGTTGCCCAGTAA
- the fbp gene encoding class 1 fructose-bisphosphatase, which yields MRNMITMGEFIVKKQADYPTATGELTSLLSSIRLAAKVVNREINKAGLADIIGSMGAENVQGEVQQKLDVYANERFKAALEARGEVCGMASEEEEDFVAFDSPLSKNSKYVVLIDPLDGSSNIDVNVSVGTIFSIYRRVSPQGSPVTLEDFLQPGNRQVAAGYVVYGSSTMLVYTTGFGVNGFTYDPSIGCFCLSHENIRIPEEGKIYSINEGNYIKFPDGVKKYLKYCQERDEATHRPYTSRYIGSLVSDFHRNLLKGGIYIYPSGTNSPNGKLRLLYECNPMAFLVEQAGGKASDGFNRIMDIQPTALHQRTPYFVGSTKMVERAEAFMREFSSHEDPASQG from the coding sequence ATGCGAAACATGATCACCATGGGCGAGTTCATCGTCAAAAAGCAGGCTGATTACCCTACCGCGACCGGCGAACTGACCTCGCTGCTGAGCTCAATCCGCCTTGCCGCCAAGGTGGTGAACCGGGAGATCAACAAGGCCGGGCTGGCCGATATCATCGGCTCCATGGGGGCTGAAAACGTGCAGGGTGAGGTGCAGCAGAAGCTGGACGTCTACGCCAACGAGCGCTTCAAGGCTGCGCTGGAGGCGCGCGGTGAGGTGTGCGGCATGGCCTCCGAGGAGGAGGAGGACTTCGTCGCCTTTGACTCGCCGCTTTCCAAAAATTCCAAATACGTGGTGCTGATAGACCCCCTCGACGGCTCTTCCAATATCGACGTCAACGTCTCGGTCGGAACCATCTTCTCCATCTATCGTCGGGTCAGTCCGCAGGGCTCCCCCGTCACCCTCGAGGATTTCCTGCAGCCGGGCAACCGTCAGGTCGCGGCCGGTTACGTGGTTTACGGCTCCTCCACCATGCTGGTCTACACCACCGGCTTTGGCGTAAACGGCTTTACCTATGACCCCTCCATCGGCTGCTTCTGCCTCTCCCACGAGAACATTCGCATTCCGGAAGAGGGAAAGATCTACTCCATCAACGAGGGCAACTACATCAAGTTCCCGGACGGGGTGAAGAAGTACCTCAAATATTGCCAGGAGCGGGATGAAGCGACCCACAGACCCTACACCTCCCGCTATATCGGTTCGCTGGTTTCCGATTTCCATCGCAACCTGCTCAAGGGTGGCATCTACATCTATCCGTCCGGCACCAACTCGCCGAACGGCAAGCTGCGCCTGCTCTATGAGTGCAACCCGATGGCGTTTCTGGTGGAGCAGGCAGGCGGCAAGGCCTCTGACGGTTTCAACCGCATCATGGATATCCAGCCCACCGCGTTGCACCAGCGCACCCCCTACTTCGTCGGTTCTACCAAGATGGTGGAGCGGGCAGAGGCCTTTATGCGCGAATTCTCCTCCCACGAGGACCCGGCCAGTCAGGGGTAA
- a CDS encoding DUF1107 domain-containing protein — protein MRVFKKYLPLMVAKHVKTFFKGRIYIHGRGRFDFQSGLLLMPSQADIPHRQTVTEVNELISRLHMDAA, from the coding sequence ATGAGAGTGTTCAAGAAGTACCTGCCACTGATGGTGGCAAAACACGTCAAAACCTTCTTTAAAGGTCGGATCTATATCCATGGTCGGGGGCGGTTTGATTTTCAGTCCGGTTTGTTACTCATGCCGAGCCAGGCGGACATTCCCCACCGTCAGACAGTCACCGAGGTCAATGAGCTGATCTCCAGACTGCACATGGATGCGGCGTGA
- a CDS encoding DMT family transporter: protein MPLAFLFPLSCIAIWAGNGVVSKLAVGVLSPAAFAWSRWVVAALVLTPFLARRVWRERARLRAGIWQIAALALLGMVLNQTFGYYAAQTMGATEMGLMMGLTPLLTVLFSIWLLRERPTWGAILGALLSIMGLAILLGQGDPTRLFTHGIQIGSVYMLLSAGTYALYSVLLKKWDLGLDNWSLLYSQVLCSVVLLTPFYLLVDGQLPEARALWLIFYAGIPASALCPWLWMQGITLIGANRTAIFMNLLPVMTAGLAISLLGERLTAYHLIGGGLTLLGVLLAQLLVQPVVLRRRARQEMAVCQDE, encoded by the coding sequence ATGCCCCTTGCCTTTCTATTCCCTCTCTCCTGCATTGCCATCTGGGCTGGCAATGGTGTCGTCAGCAAACTGGCGGTGGGCGTTTTGTCGCCCGCCGCGTTCGCCTGGTCCCGCTGGGTGGTGGCTGCGCTGGTTCTGACCCCTTTTCTGGCTCGCCGGGTATGGCGCGAGCGTGCCCGCCTGCGTGCCGGTATCTGGCAGATCGCTGCACTGGCGCTGCTTGGCATGGTGCTAAACCAGACTTTCGGCTACTACGCGGCGCAAACCATGGGCGCCACCGAGATGGGGCTGATGATGGGGCTGACGCCGCTGCTCACCGTGTTGTTCAGCATCTGGTTGCTGCGCGAACGTCCCACATGGGGTGCCATCCTGGGGGCTCTGCTCTCCATCATGGGGCTGGCCATTTTGCTGGGGCAGGGGGATCCGACCCGGCTCTTTACCCACGGCATCCAGATTGGCTCGGTCTACATGCTGCTCTCGGCCGGCACCTATGCGCTCTACAGCGTGCTGCTCAAGAAGTGGGATCTGGGGCTCGACAACTGGTCGCTGCTCTACAGTCAGGTGCTCTGCAGCGTGGTGCTGCTGACCCCCTTCTATCTGCTGGTGGATGGTCAACTGCCTGAGGCTCGCGCGCTCTGGCTCATCTTCTATGCGGGGATCCCCGCGTCGGCGCTCTGCCCCTGGCTCTGGATGCAGGGGATCACCCTGATCGGTGCCAACCGCACTGCCATCTTTATGAACCTGTTGCCGGTGATGACGGCAGGGCTTGCCATCTCACTGCTCGGGGAGCGGTTGACCGCCTACCACCTTATCGGCGGTGGCCTGACCCTGCTCGGGGTGCTGCTGGCCCAGCTGCTGGTGCAGCCGGTGGTATTGAGACGTCGTGCTAGGCAGGAGATGGCCGTCTGTCAGGATGAGTGA
- the mfd gene encoding transcription-repair coupling factor yields MTLPALPAKAGQKITLGQLVGSSLSLIAARLITQNKGPVLLLTADTPSALRLEQELQYLLADKGCPVLLFPDWETLPYDTFSPHQDIISQRLETLYKLPQMSSGVLIVPVSTLMLRCAPRAYLDKYSLMVKSGQRLNLQQLRGRLAEAGYVAVDQVLEHGEFAARGSLLDLFPMGSSSPYRIDFFDDEVDSIRPFDPETQRSSEPVKSVSLLPAREFPTDEGAIELFRGHYREQFEISRAEGSVYQEVSKGRWPAGIEYYLPLFFDQTACLFDYLPAETLLLTVGDIYPAAQRFWNDIEQRYEDRRWDNTRPLLPPAQLYLPVEQLFAALGNYGAVRLQEGPTAGDAGQHDMPASTLPDLQLDHSKEQPLLALNQFLQGFAGRTLFAVESEGRREVLGELLARIALQPKEFPSLDAFMASQDRHGLLVAPLERGFLWQEAGADASNQPLALITETELLGGKVRSKRAREKSKNLSSDAVIRNLGELTQGQPVVHLDHGVGRYLGLETIDAGGLPTEFLTLEYAGGDKLFVPVTSLHLISRYTGSDNPPSHKLGGEAWSKARRKAAEKVRDVAAELLDVYAHRAARAGFAFKHDREAYRQFAAGFPFEETEDQLNAINAVLGDMCQAKSMDRLVCGDVGFGKTEVAMRAAFVAVHGGKQVAVLVPTTLLAQQHYDNFRDRFANWPVRVEVLSRFRSAKEQNSVMQELAEGKVDIIIGTHKLLGSELTFKDLGLLIVDEEHRFGVRQKEKIKALRADVDILTLTATPIPRTLNMAMSGMRDLSIIATPPAKRLAIKTFVRQHEPAVVREAVLRELKRGGQVYYLHNDVESIEKCAADLAELVPEARIGIAHGQMRERELERVMSDFYHQRFNLLVCTTIIETGIDVPSANTIIMDRADHLGLAQLHQLRGRVGRSHHQAYAYLLTPHPKLMTKDAAKRLEAIASLEDLGAGFALATHDLEIRGAGELLGDDQSGQIESVGFTLYMEMLEQAVEALKSGKEPSLEQLMSQHTEVELRLPALLPDDYIPDVNMRLSMYKRIASAADEQELRELKVELIDRFGLLPEATKTLLELAAFRQRATALGIRRVEMSERGGYLDFTQETKVNPTYLVKLLSEQPRIYKMDGPTRLRFQVPTQDRAMRLKLVDGLLADLASHSQ; encoded by the coding sequence ATGACACTCCCCGCCTTGCCCGCCAAAGCGGGCCAAAAGATCACGCTCGGCCAACTGGTCGGCAGCAGCCTCTCGCTCATCGCCGCTCGCCTCATTACACAAAACAAGGGGCCCGTGCTGCTGCTCACTGCAGACACCCCGAGCGCTCTGCGCCTCGAGCAGGAACTGCAATACCTGCTGGCCGACAAGGGCTGCCCGGTACTGCTGTTCCCGGATTGGGAGACGCTGCCCTATGACACCTTCTCCCCCCATCAGGACATCATCTCCCAGCGGCTCGAGACCCTCTACAAGCTGCCGCAGATGAGCAGTGGCGTACTGATCGTCCCCGTCTCGACCCTGATGCTGCGTTGTGCACCGCGCGCCTATCTCGACAAATACAGCCTGATGGTGAAAAGCGGCCAGCGCCTCAACCTGCAACAGCTGCGCGGGCGCCTAGCCGAAGCGGGTTACGTGGCGGTGGATCAGGTGCTGGAGCACGGCGAGTTTGCCGCCCGTGGCTCCCTGCTTGACCTCTTCCCCATGGGCAGCAGCAGCCCCTATCGCATCGACTTCTTCGACGATGAAGTGGACTCCATCCGCCCGTTCGATCCGGAGACCCAGCGCTCCAGTGAGCCGGTCAAGAGCGTCAGCCTGCTGCCAGCCCGGGAGTTTCCGACCGATGAGGGGGCCATCGAGCTGTTTCGCGGCCACTATCGTGAGCAGTTCGAGATCTCCCGAGCCGAGGGCTCCGTCTATCAGGAGGTGAGCAAGGGGCGCTGGCCTGCCGGCATCGAGTATTATCTGCCGCTCTTCTTCGACCAGACGGCCTGCCTGTTTGACTACCTGCCGGCAGAGACCCTGCTGCTCACCGTGGGGGATATCTACCCCGCCGCCCAGCGCTTCTGGAACGACATCGAGCAACGCTACGAGGACAGGCGCTGGGACAATACCCGTCCCCTGCTCCCCCCGGCCCAGCTCTACCTGCCGGTGGAGCAGCTCTTTGCCGCCCTGGGTAACTACGGTGCAGTCAGGTTGCAGGAGGGGCCGACCGCCGGCGATGCGGGACAACACGATATGCCGGCAAGCACGCTGCCGGACCTGCAACTCGACCACAGCAAGGAGCAGCCGCTGCTGGCGCTCAACCAGTTCCTGCAAGGCTTTGCCGGTCGTACCCTGTTTGCGGTGGAGTCCGAGGGTCGGCGCGAAGTGCTGGGCGAGCTGCTGGCCCGCATCGCGCTGCAACCCAAGGAGTTCCCCTCCCTCGACGCCTTTATGGCGAGCCAGGATCGCCACGGCCTGCTGGTTGCACCGCTCGAGCGCGGTTTCCTGTGGCAAGAGGCCGGAGCTGATGCCAGTAATCAGCCACTGGCCCTGATCACCGAGACCGAGCTGCTGGGTGGCAAGGTTCGCAGCAAGCGGGCACGGGAGAAGAGCAAAAACTTAAGCTCCGATGCGGTGATCAGAAACCTCGGCGAGCTGACCCAGGGCCAGCCGGTGGTGCACCTCGATCACGGGGTCGGCCGCTATCTGGGGCTTGAAACCATCGACGCCGGTGGCCTGCCCACCGAGTTTTTGACCCTCGAATATGCCGGCGGCGACAAACTGTTCGTGCCGGTTACCAGTTTGCACCTTATCAGCCGCTACACCGGCTCTGACAACCCGCCCAGCCACAAGCTCGGCGGCGAGGCCTGGAGCAAGGCGCGGCGCAAGGCGGCGGAAAAAGTGCGCGACGTGGCGGCCGAGCTGCTCGATGTCTACGCCCACCGCGCCGCTCGCGCCGGCTTTGCCTTCAAACACGACCGCGAGGCCTATCGCCAGTTTGCCGCCGGCTTCCCGTTCGAGGAGACCGAGGATCAGCTCAACGCCATCAATGCGGTGCTGGGGGACATGTGTCAGGCCAAGAGCATGGATCGGCTGGTGTGCGGCGACGTAGGCTTTGGCAAGACCGAGGTGGCGATGCGTGCAGCATTTGTGGCAGTCCATGGCGGCAAACAGGTTGCCGTGCTGGTGCCCACCACCCTGCTCGCCCAGCAGCACTACGACAACTTCCGCGACCGCTTCGCCAACTGGCCGGTGCGGGTCGAAGTACTGAGCCGCTTCCGCTCTGCCAAGGAGCAAAACAGCGTCATGCAGGAGCTGGCCGAGGGCAAGGTGGATATCATCATCGGCACCCACAAGCTGCTCGGCTCCGAACTCACCTTCAAGGATCTGGGGCTGCTCATCGTCGATGAAGAGCACAGATTCGGGGTGCGCCAGAAGGAGAAGATCAAGGCGCTGCGGGCCGACGTGGATATCCTCACCCTCACCGCCACCCCCATTCCGCGCACCCTCAACATGGCGATGTCGGGCATGCGGGATCTCTCCATCATCGCCACCCCGCCCGCCAAGCGGCTCGCCATCAAGACCTTCGTGCGCCAGCACGAACCGGCGGTGGTGCGCGAGGCGGTGCTGCGGGAATTGAAGCGTGGCGGGCAGGTCTACTACCTGCACAACGACGTGGAGAGTATCGAGAAGTGCGCGGCAGACCTTGCCGAACTGGTACCGGAGGCGCGCATCGGCATCGCCCACGGCCAGATGCGCGAGCGCGAGCTTGAGCGAGTGATGTCGGACTTCTACCACCAGCGCTTCAACCTCTTGGTCTGCACCACCATCATCGAGACCGGCATCGATGTACCGAGCGCCAACACCATCATCATGGATCGGGCGGATCACCTCGGTCTGGCCCAGCTGCACCAGCTGCGGGGCCGGGTTGGCCGCTCCCACCATCAGGCCTATGCCTACCTGCTCACCCCCCATCCCAAGCTGATGACCAAGGATGCGGCCAAGCGGCTGGAGGCGATCGCCTCGCTTGAAGATCTCGGCGCCGGCTTTGCGCTGGCCACCCACGATCTGGAGATCCGTGGCGCAGGCGAGCTGCTTGGCGACGATCAGAGCGGCCAGATCGAATCGGTCGGCTTCACCCTCTACATGGAGATGCTGGAGCAGGCGGTCGAGGCGCTGAAATCGGGCAAGGAGCCGTCGCTGGAGCAACTGATGAGCCAGCACACCGAGGTGGAGCTGCGCCTGCCAGCGCTCTTGCCGGACGACTACATCCCGGACGTCAACATGCGCCTCTCCATGTACAAGCGAATTGCGAGCGCGGCGGACGAGCAGGAGCTGCGCGAACTCAAAGTGGAGCTGATCGACCGCTTCGGCCTCTTGCCGGAGGCAACCAAAACCCTGCTGGAGCTGGCGGCCTTCCGTCAGCGCGCTACCGCCCTTGGCATTCGCCGGGTGGAGATGAGCGAGCGCGGTGGCTATCTCGACTTCACCCAGGAGACCAAGGTCAATCCGACCTATCTGGTCAAGCTCCTCTCCGAGCAGCCGCGCATCTACAAGATGGACGGGCCGACCCGGCTGCGCTTCCAGGTGCCGACTCAGGACAGAGCCATGCGCCTCAAGCTGGTGGATGGCTTGCTGGCGGATCTTGCCAGTCACAGCCAGTAA
- the sixA gene encoding phosphohistidine phosphatase SixA: MKIYIMRHGQAGMNAKTDEQRPLTEQGIEESLLMARWLAPQLTGRIDRVIHSNYLRARQTWQTICKELPDAVVVEESGDITPYGDPAFVSSYLTALAERHQQIMLVSHLPLVGYLVQSLCPAAGAPMFATSGIACIEWHNGKGSLLWLEGPHTIG; this comes from the coding sequence ATGAAGATCTATATCATGCGTCATGGCCAGGCTGGCATGAATGCGAAAACTGATGAACAGCGTCCATTGACCGAGCAGGGCATTGAAGAGTCCCTTCTGATGGCCCGCTGGTTGGCGCCTCAGCTGACCGGTCGTATCGATCGGGTGATCCACAGCAACTATCTGCGCGCCCGCCAAACCTGGCAGACCATATGCAAGGAATTACCAGACGCCGTCGTGGTGGAGGAGAGCGGTGACATCACCCCTTATGGTGATCCCGCCTTTGTCTCCAGCTACCTGACCGCGCTGGCAGAACGGCATCAGCAGATCATGCTGGTGAGCCATCTGCCGCTGGTGGGATATCTGGTGCAGAGCCTCTGCCCGGCCGCTGGAGCCCCCATGTTCGCCACCTCGGGCATAGCCTGCATCGAGTGGCACAATGGCAAAGGATCCTTGCTCTGGCTCGAAGGGCCGCATACAATAGGCTAA
- a CDS encoding PilZ domain-containing protein has product MQEQFFSVTHAMPVNVIPMPADFHLPSLTELDAELPEPFRISSAITSIDMVTSRLLRNQNESMHDLVEIVNQQSRKIDMIMGYVLSMQDHPEQRFHTLRFGAGELTYLHPYHGHGDAPHPHQIVRLKIFLREEAAAIYCYGQVREVTPGEHGTHVVLDYVRIREDDRELLVRASLHVQSKQLKLRAQERQQR; this is encoded by the coding sequence ATGCAGGAACAGTTCTTCAGCGTTACTCATGCCATGCCGGTCAATGTGATCCCCATGCCGGCAGACTTCCATCTCCCTTCGCTCACGGAGCTGGACGCTGAGCTGCCGGAGCCTTTTCGCATCTCCTCGGCCATCACCTCCATCGACATGGTGACCAGCCGGCTGCTGCGCAATCAGAACGAATCGATGCACGACCTGGTCGAGATCGTCAATCAGCAGTCGCGCAAGATCGACATGATCATGGGCTATGTGCTCTCCATGCAGGATCACCCCGAGCAGCGCTTCCACACCCTGCGCTTTGGCGCTGGCGAACTCACCTACCTGCACCCCTATCATGGCCACGGGGATGCACCGCATCCGCACCAGATAGTGCGCCTCAAGATCTTCCTGCGCGAAGAGGCTGCCGCCATCTACTGCTATGGCCAGGTCAGGGAGGTCACCCCGGGCGAGCATGGCACCCATGTGGTGCTCGACTATGTGCGGATCCGTGAAGATGACCGTGAACTGCTGGTACGTGCCAGCCTCCATGTGCAATCCAAACAGCTCAAACTGCGTGCCCAAGAGCGCCAACAACGTTAA